AGAAAGACCCGATTGCTATTGAATTTGACATCTCTTTTATACCTCAGGTCAATCACAAAAATATTCGTATCGATCAAAACTAAGTCCGATTTCGAACCCAATCAACGGCCTCCTTCCATCCCTTAAATGGCGGCTTTGTTTTTCCAAGGGTCTTTTCAATATCCTCCCAGGCATCATCAAAGGGCCTGATTTCTTCCATTGTGGTTGTCTTTTCAGCTTTCGGCGGGGCAATAACCCCGATGGGCTTTCCCCGATAAGTCAAAGTCAGGTGCTCTCCCGATCTGACCCTTTTGATTATTTCTCCTGTGTTCTGTTTTAATTGCTTTGCCGTTACTGTACCCATACCGTGATCCTCCAAGTAATCACTTTAGTTTCATAGTAATTACTTCGCCCAGGAAGTCAAGGACTTTTATTGCTGTTTAGAATACATTAAACTTAGAATCGGAGGGCAGTCGCCGGATGTGGGTACGTAAACCTGTTAAATCGGGGGCTGGACCACGATAAGTCATCTATTATTCAGGTTTAATGTCCCAGGAGTGCGTATTTTCAAGACCACTATCGTCGTTTTCGATCCCGAAAAGAACCTTATAGTACACGGACTCTCCCGGTTCACTCAAAGACTGGGCCGGATATTATCCGAACGAATAGCCCATCTGCACCCAATAGTGCCAATCCTCAACCGCTTGCTTGATTTGTTTGTTTGTAGACTTAATGACCGTGAGTTGGGACAATGGAACAGCCAAACCATCCTTCTCCCACTGGATAAGAACGAACATCTCCTTCTCGCATTCCTCTTCAGGGGCCATCCCAATTACATCAACCTCATCCTTAACATGCAGTGGTGAGATGGCTCGTTTCTGGCTGCAGAAGGCGGCGAACGGAAACTGGAGCTTTTCCTCCAGGTAATAATACCATCCCATCGCTTGTTCTTCAGGGCCATAGGCATCGACAATAATTTCCATCGTTATGCGTTCTTCCCGGTCCTTGTCCTGCTTTATTTTTCCTTTAGCCATAAATTTTCCTTTTTCAAAGATTGGCCTAACCCCGTGCCGCGGCATCGGTGCCCCGCTTAAAGGCTCTATTTTAAGGGCAAAAAAGTTACTTTAAGCCCCTTTTTGCATCCCCGTCTGATATGTTTCTTTGAAATTCCAATCCATTCGCCTGGTCCGACCCCACCGCCACCGATGCCACCTATTAACAACGTAGCCATCACCGGGAGTAGCAACCTTTTGCCATGATCGGGGGCTTGGCATTGTTATCGGTTCGTTCGATTTAGTCTGGATTCATCGATTGACTTTAGCATACTCTCCCCTCCACCTGTTCCGAATACGGATCGACAATCTCTTCTCGGAAATCAATTGCGCTACACATAGCCCGATAGATTTCAACTAATTCGCCAACCATCTTGATGCTGAGATTGCCATTTATAAAACTTATAGCTATGCCCTCGGTGAAACCAAATGCTCCGAATCTCGTTTCAAAATGTGCGGTCTTGAAAGATATGGAATTGTTGTGCATACAGTTTCTACACGAAGCAAAAAATTCCAGGAAAATTCGGTCCTGTTTAAGGTCTCTATCTGTGGGATAATTCAGTCTAAAGATAGCATTCCACTTATTGTGGGCTGGGATGTATTTGTCGAATAGTAGCTTTCTTAGTCGTTCATCAAGTTTGTCATCTATCTCGGATTTACCGAGAAGTTTGATAATATCGTGGTATTTTCTCAACTGGATTTTCTCATAATTATCAAGAGATGTTAACGACTTGAAAATTTCATCCAAACTGCTTTCAAAGCATACCCACGAGCCATTAAGGAGATGTAGTTTTAAGATCGAATGGTAAGTATCCAAGAATCTTGCGTTTGATTCCACGGGTAGAATCCACCCGAGATTCTCAATATGTGGCACCTCTTCGGCAGGATAATTTCTCTGAGAATGCAGCTTAGAAGCTATAAATTCAAAGTCATGACCGAGATAGTAGACACGGAGGGCGTTTGCCATCTTCGCAAAGAAAGTCCTTCTTACATCCTTTTCAGAGTATTTCGAGTTTAAATCATACGCTTGAATTAACGTGATAAGCCTCAGTATTTCAGAAAGATAGTCCACAATTCGTATGCCGTCCATTGTTAATCCCCTACACTAAACTCCGAGAATCGCGGCGCTACGCGACTTTATCGCGCAGCGTACGGTGGAATGATGGTTGGACCCCACTTTGGCACAGTCTCAACCGACTGAAATGAGCTATCTGGGTTCGCAGTCATATGTAACGCAATAAGAACATCCGCACCGGCCTGATTCCCATCTACGCCTTGTTCGGCAAGTGACCTTTCAATAGAACCTTCAAGAAACCGCACTCGCTTTTCGATTTCTGGCAACAAGTCGGATAGACACGCTCGATGCGCTCCAGCCGTAAGGTGGATCATGCCTGTGGGATAAGTTGACGCTTTGCCCGCTGGATTGACAAGATGTTTTTGTCCCGGCCCTATGGTTCCAGGAACAATAATACAGCTTAGCCCCTCGGTGCCTTGCGGATTCAAGGCTTTGTACCAACTCAGTTCGCCAAGCGCTGTACCTTTATGTGCGACTATGTAATCAGCTCTTTTAGCCAAATGGTCTGCGACATTACGTAAATTTCGCACGGATTGAGACAATCCCTTGAACGACTTTGTGTCAGGGGCATTGGCGCTCTTCTTGACATTGGGCATTAGGTCCCAAAGGGCACGAAACCGGTCAATTGAATCCACCAGAGCCCAAGCGTCTAAGAATGCCGCGGTAAATAGGTTCGTTTGCGTTGCTTCTGACGGGTTGCTTAATGCGATATCGGTTAGTGTTGCTTGCAAGCGAAAATAGGCAAGGTCGATGATTTCGACCGCATGTCTTATCCCGTCAAAAAATAGCGCTTGCTTCCGATTGCACATGGGTGGAAGCCGACGAAGAATGGAGTTCTGGCTAATCATTAACGCACCTTCTTTGTGAGGCCCTAACGCCATGGTCACCGGCGTGGCGGCGCTGTTCTGCCACGGCAGGTGCACCAATTTGTTGGACGATCCGTTGTTATTCGAGGGTCTGAGGGTCATAACTTCCTACGAGTCCCATGCTTCCAATGATGCTCCCATTAACCTGCTGCAATGGCGGTTGAGCAGGCCCAATATTTATCTCTTCCTTAATCAAGTCGATGGCAATCTTCCTCAACTGGAAAGATTCTCTGGCAATGTCCATCATTCTGGGGAAGACCTGACTGCTACCATGGAACACCAAATTGCGGAGCTCCCAGATTCTCTTGAAATAGGCATGATCCATCCCTACCTTGAGAAATAGGTCCCGAATCCTTCTCTTCTGTCCAGTTGGTCCGATGGTGCTTGCACCGCAGGCTGGGCAAGACTCAACAATCGCGTCGCAACATCTCATTTGCATAGGCGAGGCATCTGTTTCCTTGACAAGATTCTCAATCGATAGCCAGTAACCGGCGAAGCAATCTATAGGAGTATGACCACGAAGCCCCTGGAGGAACCACCGCATTGCGGCATCCGTCCTGTCAGTATGATTCTGATCGACGGACACCTCTATTCCACCTTGGGAGGAAAAGCCGAGCCATTGGAATCTGCCTTCGCCAAGAGGAGAATAGTTCGGGAAAACCATCATTTCCCTTCTATCCGTTATCGGACGATCTTCAACGATTTCTAGTGTTCGAGAAACGATGACAGAAAGGAGCCGGAAGGAAATCGTGTTAAGGACACGTTCGAGTATGGGATTGATTGCTTCAAGGGCAACTTGAGCCGACGAGCTGTTCAAAGTGGTGGTTAGAATTAGTGTTACGCCTTCTTGATTTGCTCCTGTCGTGAACTTTCCAGGAAGACTTGCGGTAAACGACATCCCCGATCGATCGCGAATTGAAAAGGGAAATAGTTGAAGCGGAGACAATA
This sequence is a window from Deltaproteobacteria bacterium. Protein-coding genes within it:
- a CDS encoding type II toxin-antitoxin system prevent-host-death family antitoxin, with the translated sequence MGTVTAKQLKQNTGEIIKRVRSGEHLTLTYRGKPIGVIAPPKAEKTTTMEEIRPFDDAWEDIEKTLGKTKPPFKGWKEAVDWVRNRT
- a CDS encoding calcium-binding protein; translated protein: MEIIVDAYGPEEQAMGWYYYLEEKLQFPFAAFCSQKRAISPLHVKDEVDVIGMAPEEECEKEMFVLIQWEKDGLAVPLSQLTVIKSTNKQIKQAVEDWHYWVQMGYSFG